The DNA segment AGCTGGAGCGGAACAGGTGTACCAGCGAGAGAAGGTACTGAAACAGAAGGCCATGCGTACATAGCGTCTAGTCTACTGGGCGTCTCCCCTATCGTCGTGTCAGGTGAGGGTTGCACGCAGAGGAAAAAATTGCGTCTTTAGCGGTTCTTTGGTCCGCTCAGCCGCACGGCGGTGCGACGTTATGCTCACAACCTAGCGTTGATAATCAGTGAGGCGGTCGATTACGTCGCTAAGGTCGCGACGGTAGCCATTGAGTCGTGCACAGATGTGACCCTCTGGGCCGATTGGTTCACCGCAGAGGGGGCAGAGTGGGCGTCCGGCCGTGTACACCACAGTGGTGCGGTGCGCGAACTGTCGGGCAAGCTGAGGGTGCAGGAGAATGCGCACAGTGTCGGGGCCATACTCCGCGTCATCAGACATCATGAAAGACTCGTCGAAGTCGCCGGCAGTAAAAGCGAGAAGTTCGAGAATAATGGCTGATTCTTCTTCACCCCAGGCCAGTCCGATGGTTCCTACGAGGAATTCGGAATCGAGAGGCATATCCAGTGGGGAGAGATCCTCTAGTCGCCGGGACCGGTGCGGGATACGAAGGTTGTAGTAGTCCCCAATATCATCCAGCAGCTGATCGATTCGTTTGGCAATGAGTCGCAGTTGCAGTGCATCGAGTTCCACTGAAATAAGCTGCTCATCCTGTGTGACTTGCAGGTAGTAGCTTTGGTCGGGATATTCTCCGATTGCACCGACGATGCAACGTGAGGGATGGTCGAAAACAAAGAGGTGACGGGACACTATGCAGCAA comes from the Lawsonella clevelandensis genome and includes:
- a CDS encoding DUF3090 family protein gives rise to the protein MSRHLFVFDHPSRCIVGAIGEYPDQSYYLQVTQDEQLISVELDALQLRLIAKRIDQLLDDIGDYYNLRIPHRSRRLEDLSPLDMPLDSEFLVGTIGLAWGEEESAIILELLAFTAGDFDESFMMSDDAEYGPDTVRILLHPQLARQFAHRTTVVYTAGRPLCPLCGEPIGPEGHICARLNGYRRDLSDVIDRLTDYQR